The Methylocystis bryophila genome contains the following window.
GACGACGCGGCCGAGCGCGAGGCTCGCCATCAGCAGCGCGAAGCCGATGAGCGACATCTCGCCGACGCGGCCCGGCCGCAGAAAACGCCCGTAGACGCCCATCAGCACGGCAATGGGAAGCGTGGCGAAGACGGTGAAGGTTCCCCAAGGGCTGTCGGCCAGCGCCTTGATCACGACGAGGCCAAGCACGGCGAGCAGGATCATCATGATCGCGAGAATGCCGATCATCGCGACGAGCCTCGCAGCCTCGCCCATCTCGCTCTTGATCAAATCGCCAAGCGAGCGGCCGTCGCGGCGCGTCGAGATGAACAGAACGAGGAAGTCCTGCACCGCGCCGGCGAAGACGACGCCGATGACGAGCCAGAGCGCGCCGGGAAGATAGCCCATCTGAGCCGCGAGCACCGGGCCGACCAAGGGCCCCGCCCCGGCGATCGCCGCGAAATGATGGCCGAACAAGACATATTTGTTCGTCGGCACATGGTCGAGCCCATCGTTCAAGACATGGGCGGGCGTCGGACGCGCTGGATCGATGCGCAGCACGCGCTTGGCGATGAAGGTCGCATAGAAGCGAAAGCCGATGAGATAGATGCAGATCGCCGCGGTGACGAGCCAGAGCGCATTGACGCTCTCGCCGCGCGTGATCGCGAGCGTATACAGCGCGAACAAGGCGGCGGCGCCGACGCCCGTCCAGAGCACGATCGAGAAGAGGCGATTTACCGGCATGGAATGCGACCTGGAGCTTATTCCCTCTCCCCGTTCACGGGGAGAGGGTTAGGGTGAGGGGCTTGGGTATCGCCCCGATAAGAAGTCCCGTCAGCGAACTCTCTGGCGTGTGCAAACTGAAGGACAACGCGCCAGAGCCCCTCGCCCCCGCCTCTCCCCGCCTGCGGGGAGAGGGAGCAGGCTGCGGGCTTCATCACGTTAGCGGCTAGGCATATGCCCCTGCGAGCATTGCGTCTAGCCGCGAGGCTCGGGCGCGCCGACCGGGCCGCCCTACTCCGCCGCCGCCTCGACCTCGCGCGCATAATTCAACACCGGCGCGAGCCAGCGCTCCATCTCGGCGACCGGGACGCCCTTGCGGCGGGCGTAATCCTCGACCTGATCGCGCTCGACCTTGCTGACCCCGAAATAATGCGCCTCCGGATGCGCAATATAGACGCCGCAAATCGTCGAAGGCGGCGACATCGCGAAAGTCTCGGTGAGCTTCGCCCCCGTGCGCTCCGCGGAGAGGAGGCGGAACAAGGTCGCCTTCTCGCTGTGGTCAGGCTGCGCCGGATAGCCGGGCGCCGGGCGAATGCCCTGATAGGGCTCGCCCATCAGCTCCTGCGGCGCAAGATTCTCGGCCGCGGCATAGCCCCAAAACTCGCGCCGCACGCGCTCGTGCATGCGTTCGGCCAGGGCCTCCACGATCCGGTCGGCGAGCGCCTTGACCATGATCGAGCCATAATCGTCGTTGGCGCGGGCGTAACGGGCCGAAATCTTCGCCTCCTCGGCCCCGGCCGTGACGACGAAGGCGCCGATATAATCGGCCTTGCCCGAGCCTTCGGGCGCGACAAAATCGGCAAGCGCGAGATTGGGCCTTGCTCCCTGGCGGGGCAGTTGCTGGCGCAGCGTGTAGAGCGTCGCGAGCCGTTCTTGCCTCGACTCGCCGGTATAGAGGGCGATATCGTCGCCCACGGAATTCGCCGGCCAGAAGCCGATCGCGGCCTTGGGCGTGAACCAGCGCTCCGCCACAATGCGATCGAGCATGGCGCGCGCGTCGTCATAAAGCGTCCTCGCCGCCTCGCCCCGCGCGGGATCGTCGAGTAGCGCCGGAAAGCGCCCCTTGAACTCCCAGGTCGAGAAGAAGGGCGTCCAGTCGATATAGGGGATGAGCTCCGCCACATCGTAGCTCGCAAAGCCCCTGACGCCGGTAAAAGTCGGCTTCGTCGGCGTGTAGGACTCCCAGTCGAGCTTCGCGGCGTTGGCGCGCGCGGCGGCGATCGGAACCCTGTTCTTGTCCGCCTGCGCCTTGGCGTGGACCTCTGCGACACGCTCATATTCGTCGCGTGTCTTGGCCTTGTAGTCGCCGCGCGTCGCGGATAGGAGCGCCTGCGCGACGCCCACCGCACGGCTTGCGTCGGTCACATAGACCGCCTGGCCACGTCGATAATTGGGGCTGATTTTCACGGCCGTATGAACCCGGCTCGTCGTCGCGCCGCCGATGAGAAGCGGCGTCTCGAAGCCTTCGCGTTCGAGCTCCGAGGCGACGAAGCACATTTCGTCGAGCGAAGGCGTGATCAGTCCGGACAGACCGATCAGATCGACCTTTTCGTTGCGCGCCATCTCGATGATCTTCGCCGCAGGCGTCATCACGCCGAGGTCGATCACCTCAAAGTTATTGCAGCCGAGCACGACGCCGACGATGTTCTTGCCGATGTCGTGCACATCGCCCTTGACGGTCGCGAGCAGGATCTTGCCGGCGCTGGAGCGCTGATCCTTGTCCTTCTCCATATAGGGAAGCAAATGTGCGACGGCCTGTTTCATCACGCGGGCGGATTTGACGACCTGCGGCAGAAACATCTTGCCCTGGCCGAAGAGATCGCCGACGACGTTCATCCCGGCCATCAGGGGGCCCTCGATCACATCGAGCGGCCTCGTGGAAGCTATGCGCGCTTCCTCGACGTCCGCCTCGATATAGTCGGCGACGCCGTTGACCAGCGCATATTCGAGCCGCTTCTCGACGGAGGCCTCGCGCCAGGCCGCGTCCTTCTCTTCCCGCTTGGCGCCGGCGCCCTTGAATTTCTCGGCGAGCGTGACGAGTCGTTCGGTTCCGTCCTTGCGGCGGTTGAGCACCACGTCCTCGCAGGCCTCGCGCAGCTCGGGGTCGATCTTCTCATAAACGGCGAGCTGGCCGGCGTTGACGATGCCCATGTCCATCCCCGCCTGGATGGCGTGGTAGAGGAACACGGAATGCATGGCCTCGCGCACCGGCTCGTTGCCGCGAAACGAGAAGGAGAGATTCGAGACGCCGCCCGAAACATGGACGAGCGGCATCGCCTCCTTGATCGCCTTCGTGGCCTCGATGAAGTCGACGCCGTAGTTCTCATGCTCCTCGATCCCGGTCGCGACCGCGAAGATGTTGGGATCGAAGATGATGTCCTGAGGCGGAAAGCCCACCTCCTCGACCAGGATCTTATAGGCGCGCTTCGCGATCTCGACCTTGCGCTCGAAGGTGTCGGCCTGACCTTTCTCGTCGAAGGCCATGACGACCATAGCGGCGCCGTATCGGGAAACTTTCCTGGCCTCGTCTCGGAATTTCTCCTCGCCTTCCTTGAGCGAGATCGAATTGACGACGCCTTTGCCCTGCAGGCATTTGAGCCCGGCCTCGATGACCTCGAACTTGGAGCTGTCGACCATCACCGGCACGCGGGCAATGTCCGGCTCGGCGGCGACGAGATTGAGGAAGTCGACCATCGCCTGCTTGGAGTCTAGCAGGCCCTCGTCCATGTTCACGTCGATGACCTGCGCGCCGTTCGCCACCTGATCGCGCGCGACGTCGAGCGCCGCGGCGTATTCGCCGGCCGTGATGAGCTTTCTGAATTTCGCCGAGCCGGTCACATTGGTGCGCTCGCCGACGTTGACGAAGGGGATATCGCTCGTGAGCGTGAAGGGCTCGAGGCCCGAAAGCCGCAGAAGCGGCGGGATCTCCGGAATCTCGCGCGGCGCGACGCCTTGCGCCGCCTTCGCGATCGCGGCGATGTGATCGGGCGTCGTGCCGCAGCAGCCGCCCAGCACATTGACGAGGCCCGAGCGCGCGAATTCGCCGACGAGCTCGGCCATATATTCCGGGCTCTCGTCATAGAGCCCGAACTCATTGGGAAGGCCGGCGTTGGGGAAGGCGCAGACGCGCGTGTCGGCCGCGCGGCCGATCTCGACGATGTGCTGACGCATCTCTTTTGCGCCGAGCGCGCAATTGAAGCCGATCGAGAAAGGACGCGCGTGGGCAAGCGAATGCCAGAAAGCGCGGGCCGTCTGGCCCGAGAGCGTGCGCCCGGAAAGATCGGTGATCGTGCCCGAGATCATGATCGGGAAGCGCGTGCCGACCTCGTCGAACGCGTCCTCGAGCGCCGCGATAGCGGCCTTGGCGTTCAGCGTGTCGAAAATCGTCTCGACGAGCAGAATGTCGGCGCCGCCTTCGATGAGGCCGAGCGCCGCTTGCTTATAGGCGGCGCGAAGCTCGTCGAAGCTGACGGCGCGAAAGCCCGGATTGCTCACGTCCGGCGAGATCGAGGCGGTTCGATTCGTCGGCCCGATCGAGCCGGCGACGAAGCGGGCGATGCCCGTCTCACGGCCGATTTCCTCGCAGGCGCGGCGCGCAAGCCTTGCGCCTTCGCGATTGAGCTCCGATACGATCGCCTCGAGCCCGTAATCCGCCTGCGCGATCGTCGTCGCCGAAAAGGTGTTGGTCTCGATGATGTCGGCGCCGGCGCGCAGATATTGGCGGTGGATCTCCAGAATCGCTTCCGGCTGCGTAAAAATCAGGAGATCGTTGTTGCCGCGCAGATCCTTGTGATGATCCTTGAAGCGCTCGCCGCGAAAATCCTCTTCGCTGAACTTGTGGCGCTGGACCATCGTCCCCATCGCGCCGTCGAGGATCAAAATGCGCTCGCTGGCGCGCGTTTCGAGGGCCTCCAGAATCGAAGGGCCATGGGCTTTGTCGAAAGTCATGCTTCAACCTTTTCGCGGACGGGCCTCACGCCGAGGAGATGGCAGATGCCGAAAACGAGATCGGCGCGGTTGTTCGTGTAAAAATGGAACTCGTTGACGCCGTTCTTGACGAGATCCATCACCTGCTCGACGACCGTCGCCGCCGCGACGATCGCGTGGGTCTCTTGATCATTCTCGAGTCCCTCGAACCGATCGGCGAGCCAGGCGGGCACGCTCGCGCCGGCCTTTTTGGCGAAGCCCGAGACCTGCTTGAAATTGCGCACCGGCATGATGCCCGGCACGATCGGGATCGTGATCCCGCGGGCGCGAGCGCGCTCCAGAAAGCGCAGATAGACCTCGTTCTCGAAGAAAAACTGGGTGATGGCGCGCGTCGCGCCACAGTCGATCTTCGCCTTCAGCGCGTCGATGTCCTGATCGATCGATCGGCTCTCGGGATGCCCCTCGGGATAGGTCGAGACGGAAATCTCGAAATCGGCGATGGCCTTGATTCCGCGCACGAGGTGGCTCGACGACGGGTAGCCCAGCGGATGCGGCATGAAGGGGCTTCCCACGCCCCCGGGCGGATCGCCGCGCAAGGCCACGATGTGGCGCACGCCCGCCTCCCAATAGGCGCGGATAATGCGATCGGTCTCCTCACGGGTTGAGGCGACGCAGGTGAGATGCGCGGCGGGCTTCATCCCCGTCTCGCGAGCAATGCGCAGCACGATCGCATGGGTGCGCTCGCGCGTTGTGCCGCCAGCGCCATAGGTCACCGAGACGAAGCGCGGATGCAGCGGCTCGAGACGCTTCACGCTGGCCCAGAGTTGCGTTTCCATCTCCGGGGTCTTCGGCGGAAAGAATTCATAGGAGATGACGAATTCGCCCTTGGGCGAGAGCGGGTGGCGCGGTTCGATCGACATCAGACGGTCTCGACGGCTTTGGAAGAAACGATGTCGGTGACAATGCGCGGATCGCGAGCGACCCACAGCGACACGGTCAGTTTCGCGCCCTCGCGCGCATCGGGCTCGAGGTCACGGTGCGAAATCATCTCCAGCCCGGCGCGACCGACGAGGTCGGAAATCTCCTCATGCGAGAAGCCGAGGCGACGATGGGCGTGCTCGGTGCGCAGGCTCTCGTCGTTATGCGGAGCGAAGTCGACGATGACGAGCCGGCCGCCCGGCGAGAGTATCCGCGCCGCCTCCTTGAGCGCGCGCGCCGGATCCTCGAGATAATGCAGCACTTGATGCATGACCGCGAGATCGCAGCTGTCGCGGGTCACGGGCAGCGCATAAAGGTCCCCCTGGCGCAACTGCACATTGCGCGCTCTGACCTCCTCCATGCGGCCGCGCGCGACGGCGAGCATCGCCGAGGAAAGATCGACGCCGACGGCCCGATCGGCCTGCGGCGCGAGGAGCTCCAGCATGCGTCCGGCGCCCGCGCCGAGATCGACGAGCTGACGAATATGGCCCTCGCCGACGGCCTCCATGATCGCCGTCTCGACCCGCGATTCCGGGACATACATCGAGCGTATGTCGTCCCACTCGTCTGCGTGCTCGGCGAAATAGCGCGCGGCGCTCTCGGCGCGCGCGGCGCGCGTCTCGGCAAGCCTTGCTGCGTCAGCGGCGAGAATCGGGTCCCTGGGATCGACCGAACCGAGAAGCTTTCGCGCCAGGGGGCCCGCCGACCCAGATTGGGCGAGTCGGAAAAAGGCCCAGGCGCCTTCGCGGCGGCGCTCGACGAGGGCCGCCTCGACGAGCAGCTTGAGATGGCGGGAGACGCGCGGCTGCGACTGGCCGAGGATGGCGACGATCTCGCTGACGGTGAGCTCGCTTTCGGCGAGCAGGAGC
Protein-coding sequences here:
- a CDS encoding ArsR/SmtB family transcription factor, with translation MFHLERAVNDPDLLEFDAALAALNAAAEETRLRLLLLLAESELTVSEIVAILGQSQPRVSRHLKLLVEAALVERRREGAWAFFRLAQSGSAGPLARKLLGSVDPRDPILAADAARLAETRAARAESAARYFAEHADEWDDIRSMYVPESRVETAIMEAVGEGHIRQLVDLGAGAGRMLELLAPQADRAVGVDLSSAMLAVARGRMEEVRARNVQLRQGDLYALPVTRDSCDLAVMHQVLHYLEDPARALKEAARILSPGGRLVIVDFAPHNDESLRTEHAHRRLGFSHEEISDLVGRAGLEMISHRDLEPDAREGAKLTVSLWVARDPRIVTDIVSSKAVETV
- the metH gene encoding methionine synthase, which codes for MTFDKAHGPSILEALETRASERILILDGAMGTMVQRHKFSEEDFRGERFKDHHKDLRGNNDLLIFTQPEAILEIHRQYLRAGADIIETNTFSATTIAQADYGLEAIVSELNREGARLARRACEEIGRETGIARFVAGSIGPTNRTASISPDVSNPGFRAVSFDELRAAYKQAALGLIEGGADILLVETIFDTLNAKAAIAALEDAFDEVGTRFPIMISGTITDLSGRTLSGQTARAFWHSLAHARPFSIGFNCALGAKEMRQHIVEIGRAADTRVCAFPNAGLPNEFGLYDESPEYMAELVGEFARSGLVNVLGGCCGTTPDHIAAIAKAAQGVAPREIPEIPPLLRLSGLEPFTLTSDIPFVNVGERTNVTGSAKFRKLITAGEYAAALDVARDQVANGAQVIDVNMDEGLLDSKQAMVDFLNLVAAEPDIARVPVMVDSSKFEVIEAGLKCLQGKGVVNSISLKEGEEKFRDEARKVSRYGAAMVVMAFDEKGQADTFERKVEIAKRAYKILVEEVGFPPQDIIFDPNIFAVATGIEEHENYGVDFIEATKAIKEAMPLVHVSGGVSNLSFSFRGNEPVREAMHSVFLYHAIQAGMDMGIVNAGQLAVYEKIDPELREACEDVVLNRRKDGTERLVTLAEKFKGAGAKREEKDAAWREASVEKRLEYALVNGVADYIEADVEEARIASTRPLDVIEGPLMAGMNVVGDLFGQGKMFLPQVVKSARVMKQAVAHLLPYMEKDKDQRSSAGKILLATVKGDVHDIGKNIVGVVLGCNNFEVIDLGVMTPAAKIIEMARNEKVDLIGLSGLITPSLDEMCFVASELEREGFETPLLIGGATTSRVHTAVKISPNYRRGQAVYVTDASRAVGVAQALLSATRGDYKAKTRDEYERVAEVHAKAQADKNRVPIAAARANAAKLDWESYTPTKPTFTGVRGFASYDVAELIPYIDWTPFFSTWEFKGRFPALLDDPARGEAARTLYDDARAMLDRIVAERWFTPKAAIGFWPANSVGDDIALYTGESRQERLATLYTLRQQLPRQGARPNLALADFVAPEGSGKADYIGAFVVTAGAEEAKISARYARANDDYGSIMVKALADRIVEALAERMHERVRREFWGYAAAENLAPQELMGEPYQGIRPAPGYPAQPDHSEKATLFRLLSAERTGAKLTETFAMSPPSTICGVYIAHPEAHYFGVSKVERDQVEDYARRKGVPVAEMERWLAPVLNYAREVEAAAE
- the metF gene encoding methylenetetrahydrofolate reductase [NAD(P)H], producing the protein MSIEPRHPLSPKGEFVISYEFFPPKTPEMETQLWASVKRLEPLHPRFVSVTYGAGGTTRERTHAIVLRIARETGMKPAAHLTCVASTREETDRIIRAYWEAGVRHIVALRGDPPGGVGSPFMPHPLGYPSSSHLVRGIKAIADFEISVSTYPEGHPESRSIDQDIDALKAKIDCGATRAITQFFFENEVYLRFLERARARGITIPIVPGIMPVRNFKQVSGFAKKAGASVPAWLADRFEGLENDQETHAIVAAATVVEQVMDLVKNGVNEFHFYTNNRADLVFGICHLLGVRPVREKVEA